Within the Fusobacterium sp. DD2 genome, the region AAGTGATACTACAGCTGGTCTAAGACCATAAAGTATACTTGACATCAGCTCAAGATTTCTATATTTCATATAGATATGAGCTAAGAAAAGTACAATTATAACAGATGGAGTTACACATCCCAATGTTGCTACAATTGCTCCTGGTATTCCTCCTACCTGAATTCCCACAAATGTTGAACTGTTTATTGCAATAGGTCCAGGTGTCATCTGAGAAATTGTTATTATATCAGTAAAAGCTGTCATATCTATCCATTTATGATATTCCACTATCTCTTTTTCTATCAACGGAAGTGAAGCATATCCCCCTCCAATACTGAAAAGTCCTATTTTAAAGAAACTCCAATATAACTGTAAATATAGAAGCATGCTATTCCTCCTTTTTACCTTTTTTCATCTTATTAACAATTATACCAATAAGTCCACACACAATAATTATTACCATTATATTTACATACTTAGTTGCTATAAAAGCACCTATCATAACAATTATTGAAATTATATCTCTTTTTTTACCTACATCCATTGCCATTTTTATAACTACATCTGCAATTACTGCTGCAACTCCTGCCTGCATCCCTTCAAGAGCTCCATTGACAATTGGATTTTTCTTAAAAGAGAGATAAAACATTGATACAATTGAAATAATAAAAAGAGGTGGCAGTATAGTTCCTGCTACTGAAACTAATGCTCCCAATACTCCAGCCAATTTATATCCTATTATAATTGAAGAGTTAATTGCAATAACTCCTGGTGCTGACTGTGCTATTGCTATTAAATCTATCATTTCCTGTTCATCTATCCATCCATACTCATTTACAAATTTCTTTCTCATAAGTGGGACAATAACATACCCTCCGCCAAATGTAAAAGCACTTAGAAAAAAAGTAGATGAAAATATTTTTAAATATAATTTTCTGCCTTTTTCCATATAATCTCACGTCCTATTTTTTCTTGTCTACTTATTATATAATCTTTTCTATATTTTTTCCAATGGAATTTGTATCTCTGTAACATACTCATCTTTATTTTCAGTAATATGTATCTCTATATGATAAAGTTCTATTATATCACCACATATTCTATAATCACAATTTTTAAGATACTCTTTCAGTTTTTCATAGTGTTTTCCTATCTCCTGATAGTCTCCTTTAAAAAAATATGTAAGATACAATCCAGAATTTAAAACAGAAGAGGTTTTCTCCCTGGATATGATAAAAGTACCACAATAATCATAATAATTTCCCATTTCCCATTTATCCAAAGGTATAATTGTCCCTATTTCACTCTCTGTAAATAGAAAATCATTGTCCTCTTCAGCTTTATCTTTAAGTTTTTTAAGTTCAAGATTGATTTCACTTTCCTCTCTAAAATCCCCTTTAGTGAGATAGATATATCTCTTTTTTAATTTTGAAATAATAGGAACCTCATACTTGTCAAACTTTTTAAAAAAAGCAATACTCTCTTTTTTCCCTTTAAGCTCGTTTTTTAATGCTCTTAACTGTCTTAAACTCTTCTCTATCTTATCCAGTTGGAAATCAATCATCTCTTCAGTTTTATCAATACTTCTTGTTTCTAAAAATTCAATTATATCCTTTAGACCTACGCCTAGTTTTCTGAGATTTCTAATGTTACTGAGTTTCCATAACTGTTTCTCAGAATAATATCTATATCCATTACTTTTTCTCGTATCAGGAATTAGAAGACCAATCTTTTCATAGTAACGTAAGATGTCAGTACTTATATTATATATCTTGCTTACATCTCCAATTTTATAGTATTTTTTCAAATCTTTCACCTCAAAGTCAGCTTATAGATTAATTATACCACATTTCACTTGACCTTAGAATAGTTCCAAGGTTTAAAATATAAATATAATTTACTAAAGGAGTGATTTTTATGAATCAAAAAGGGAGTGTATTAAAAACTATCCTCAGATATACTATCCCTTCTGTAGTATCAATGTGGATATTTACTATATACACAATGGTAGATGGTATGTTTATTGGAAACTTTGTAGGGCCATTGGGACTAGCTGGTGTTAATATTGCTATGCCTCTTGTAAACCTCACATTTGCCATTGGAATCA harbors:
- a CDS encoding chromate transporter, which translates into the protein MEKGRKLYLKIFSSTFFLSAFTFGGGYVIVPLMRKKFVNEYGWIDEQEMIDLIAIAQSAPGVIAINSSIIIGYKLAGVLGALVSVAGTILPPLFIISIVSMFYLSFKKNPIVNGALEGMQAGVAAVIADVVIKMAMDVGKKRDIISIIVMIGAFIATKYVNIMVIIIVCGLIGIIVNKMKKGKKEE
- a CDS encoding chromate transporter encodes the protein MLLYLQLYWSFFKIGLFSIGGGYASLPLIEKEIVEYHKWIDMTAFTDIITISQMTPGPIAINSSTFVGIQVGGIPGAIVATLGCVTPSVIIVLFLAHIYMKYRNLELMSSILYGLRPAVVSLIGAAGISIIYLAFFGQKVVDWSNININYISVVLFAVSMFILRKFKTSPIYVMVGCGIVGAVIYNI
- a CDS encoding MerR family transcriptional regulator — encoded protein: MKKYYKIGDVSKIYNISTDILRYYEKIGLLIPDTRKSNGYRYYSEKQLWKLSNIRNLRKLGVGLKDIIEFLETRSIDKTEEMIDFQLDKIEKSLRQLRALKNELKGKKESIAFFKKFDKYEVPIISKLKKRYIYLTKGDFREESEINLELKKLKDKAEEDNDFLFTESEIGTIIPLDKWEMGNYYDYCGTFIISREKTSSVLNSGLYLTYFFKGDYQEIGKHYEKLKEYLKNCDYRICGDIIELYHIEIHITENKDEYVTEIQIPLEKI